One stretch of Bremerella cremea DNA includes these proteins:
- the hemQ gene encoding hydrogen peroxide-dependent heme synthase: protein MSHGRPGSAPLPEPSIVPTEGWHCSHFYYSFDRALLSGFSPEEIAEGCQQFSEILNPAAEGQPQRLQTSIVSGHKADFAMMLMDPNPLVIDSVHQKLMASLLGAALSPTYSFVSVTEISEYVPSIEQFAERLLREGEEKDSPSYEAKVNAYAKRLPMMNNQRLTPDFPSYPAMCFYPMNKKRKVGENWFLLPFSARNALMAEHAQSGMQFAGKVSQLITVSVGLDDWEWGVTLWARNPEYLKDIVYKMRFDEASARYAEFGPFYTSYVSTPAEILKHCRIGKLD, encoded by the coding sequence ATGAGCCATGGTCGCCCCGGTTCCGCCCCCTTGCCTGAACCTTCCATCGTCCCGACCGAGGGTTGGCATTGTAGCCACTTTTATTACTCGTTCGATCGAGCTCTCCTCTCTGGCTTTTCCCCAGAAGAGATCGCCGAAGGATGTCAGCAGTTCAGCGAGATTTTGAATCCGGCAGCAGAAGGGCAGCCGCAGCGGCTTCAAACTTCGATTGTCAGCGGGCACAAAGCCGACTTTGCCATGATGCTGATGGATCCCAACCCTCTGGTGATCGATTCGGTTCATCAAAAGCTGATGGCCAGCCTCCTCGGTGCAGCTCTCTCGCCGACCTACTCGTTTGTTTCGGTTACCGAGATTTCCGAGTACGTCCCCTCGATCGAACAGTTCGCCGAGCGCTTGCTGCGTGAAGGGGAAGAGAAAGATTCGCCGTCGTACGAAGCCAAGGTGAACGCCTACGCTAAACGCTTGCCGATGATGAACAACCAACGGCTGACGCCAGACTTCCCGTCGTACCCGGCGATGTGCTTCTATCCGATGAACAAAAAACGGAAAGTGGGCGAAAACTGGTTCCTCCTCCCCTTCTCTGCCCGCAACGCGCTAATGGCCGAGCATGCCCAAAGCGGGATGCAGTTCGCCGGGAAGGTTTCGCAGTTGATCACCGTAAGTGTCGGCCTGGACGACTGGGAATGGGGCGTCACGCTCTGGGCTCGTAACCCCGAATACCTGAAAGACATCGTCTACAAAATGCGCTTCGACGAAGCGAGTGCCCGCTACGCCGAGTTCGGCCCGTTCTACACCAGCTACGTTAGCACCCCGGCAGAGATCCTAAAGCATTGCCGAATTGGTAAGCTCGATTAA
- a CDS encoding YdjY domain-containing protein: protein MPASSILSSVRCRFLLPLWLGLMMLPLGNVIAQQEGENGAKPAATKADTSEAETATKPEAKPEDVQLQEANGIRKLMPNMPVWIDLKRKMVIMDGEVCLRKGSLEMFACLRGTKEHESVVAVPADAFVVHAGLLRIGAKQGEPVSFDPEYQPPSGEVIDVLVQWTDEKGKLRSVRAQEWVREAEGKKEMPYNWVFPGSYFWKDIPLQEVVKAKEQGIDPDTLPGKQVYAAEGGELICVSNFRSSMLDLPVPSTDANNNLWFEANTEKIPPEGTKVRIFLIPNKGKTAKLEAAQKAKAAEKPQPKLEQPVPVEEEKKTPASKEAA, encoded by the coding sequence ATGCCAGCGTCCAGCATCCTTTCGAGCGTCCGCTGTCGGTTCCTGCTGCCCCTTTGGCTGGGGCTCATGATGTTGCCGTTGGGAAATGTGATCGCCCAGCAAGAAGGGGAGAATGGGGCCAAGCCTGCCGCAACGAAAGCGGACACTTCCGAGGCAGAAACCGCCACAAAACCAGAAGCGAAGCCAGAAGACGTTCAACTCCAAGAGGCGAACGGCATTCGCAAATTGATGCCCAACATGCCGGTTTGGATCGATTTGAAACGCAAGATGGTCATCATGGACGGCGAGGTTTGCCTGCGGAAGGGTTCGCTCGAAATGTTTGCCTGTTTGCGGGGGACGAAGGAGCATGAATCGGTTGTGGCCGTGCCGGCGGATGCGTTCGTGGTGCATGCCGGTTTGCTACGCATTGGCGCTAAACAAGGGGAGCCGGTTTCGTTCGATCCTGAATACCAGCCGCCATCCGGAGAGGTGATCGACGTGCTAGTGCAATGGACCGATGAGAAAGGGAAGTTGCGTTCGGTGCGGGCTCAAGAGTGGGTTCGTGAAGCCGAAGGGAAGAAAGAGATGCCTTACAACTGGGTCTTCCCTGGCAGCTATTTCTGGAAAGACATTCCTCTGCAAGAGGTCGTCAAGGCGAAAGAACAAGGTATCGATCCCGACACATTGCCAGGCAAACAGGTTTACGCCGCAGAAGGTGGCGAGTTGATCTGCGTGAGCAATTTCCGCTCGTCGATGCTCGATTTGCCAGTGCCCAGTACCGATGCAAACAACAACCTGTGGTTTGAAGCCAATACCGAGAAGATTCCGCCAGAAGGGACCAAGGTGCGTATCTTCTTGATCCCCAACAAAGGGAAGACGGCCAAGTTAGAGGCAGCTCAAAAAGCAAAAGCGGCTGAGAAACCTCAGCCCAAACTGGAACAGCCGGTGCCGGTGGAAGAAGAGAAGAAAACGCCAGCCTCGAAAGAGGCGGCCTAA
- a CDS encoding YggS family pyridoxal phosphate-dependent enzyme, producing the protein MQTRLRDNLAQVRQTLAEAAAASGRTADAVRLIGVTKYVDLETTQALLELGCHDLGESRPQQLWTKAEALASFSPRWHMIGHLQRNKTKRTIPLLSLLHSGDSLRLLQAANDDWTGDGRLQALIEVNISGDSAKHGFSPDEIEPALRQIAALNRLQIVGLMGMASLDGGRDQAQKDFAALRQLRDKLRDNCPDEISLDELSMGMSHDFDLAIREGATMVRVGSTLFEGLR; encoded by the coding sequence ATGCAAACGCGCTTGCGTGACAACCTGGCACAAGTTCGACAAACGCTGGCAGAAGCCGCTGCGGCATCTGGCCGTACGGCGGACGCCGTGCGCTTGATCGGGGTGACGAAATATGTCGACCTCGAAACCACCCAGGCGTTGTTAGAACTCGGCTGTCACGATCTAGGGGAAAGCCGCCCTCAGCAGTTATGGACGAAAGCCGAGGCCCTGGCCAGTTTCTCGCCCCGCTGGCACATGATCGGCCATTTGCAGCGCAACAAAACCAAGCGAACCATCCCGCTTCTTTCGCTGCTGCATTCCGGCGACAGCTTACGTCTACTGCAAGCCGCCAACGACGATTGGACAGGCGACGGTCGACTGCAGGCTTTGATTGAAGTGAACATCTCAGGCGACTCCGCCAAACATGGCTTTTCCCCAGACGAGATCGAACCGGCCCTGCGACAAATTGCCGCGTTGAATCGCCTGCAAATCGTTGGCTTAATGGGCATGGCCTCCCTCGATGGAGGGCGAGACCAAGCCCAAAAGGACTTTGCCGCACTCCGGCAACTGCGGGACAAGCTCCGCGATAATTGCCCAGACGAAATCTCGCTAGACGAACTTTCGATGGGCATGAGCCACGATTTCGATCTGGCTATTCGCGAAGGGGCTACGATGGTTCGTGTTGGTTCCACGTTGTTTGAGGGGCTCCGGTGA
- a CDS encoding DUF167 domain-containing protein — MNVNVQPHPLGCVLEIKAQPGARKTELRGLQAGSLKVCVTEVAEKGKANKAIVNFLRKTWKLRGSQLEILSGETSSQKKLLIRNVSPEALVELLIASGVTES; from the coding sequence GTGAACGTCAACGTTCAACCCCACCCGTTAGGTTGCGTCTTAGAAATCAAGGCGCAGCCGGGTGCCCGCAAGACAGAACTGCGTGGTTTGCAAGCAGGGTCCCTCAAAGTTTGTGTTACCGAAGTCGCCGAAAAAGGGAAGGCCAACAAGGCGATTGTTAATTTTTTGCGAAAAACCTGGAAACTTCGCGGTTCCCAGCTTGAGATTCTTTCTGGCGAGACGAGTTCCCAAAAGAAACTGTTAATCCGAAACGTTTCACCGGAAGCCTTAGTAGAACTATTGATCGCAAGTGGCGTGACCGAGTCGTAA
- a CDS encoding efflux RND transporter periplasmic adaptor subunit, whose translation MKRRIGKFVGLIIVTIFALAVMYVSGGRNQFFGAPEPVSNETKPLTPSSNSLAPVTLMQLHRQPLEILDSYAGTIQPLESFSLAFQLAGRVESLGKTAEGKTLDVGDRVTAGQVLAQLDTRILRSRRDEANANLENAQTEYQRLANLQQRSPGVVSETSFQQATQQLAVSKAMQDISEKNLEDALLIAPEDGVISKRLVNAGESINMHQAVFEIVQVDKVLLTVGVPESRIIAMQRQFNQKRRKSEPPPQPGFPNPVSDFKVYVRRFDTSSNLEGSTVLAGTVYRMAETASDGNGLFEVEVLLDNPNRLLKPGLVAKADFVIRELDGYQIPVESVVFNDRTANLFFAVVSPENPTTKIDLAGMELAEMPNLIAQQIEIPSYIEQGRNFILPSIPGGHELLVVQGQHRLVEGRPLEVMGAIQSNTTPLFSPTSGRVPMTEVSRLETENSGK comes from the coding sequence ATGAAACGACGGATTGGAAAATTCGTTGGTCTGATCATCGTTACGATCTTCGCCTTGGCGGTGATGTACGTCAGTGGTGGGCGCAATCAATTTTTTGGCGCCCCCGAGCCCGTATCGAACGAGACCAAACCCCTTACGCCTAGTAGCAATTCGTTGGCCCCGGTAACGCTGATGCAGTTACACCGGCAGCCACTAGAGATCCTCGATAGCTACGCCGGAACGATCCAACCACTGGAAAGTTTCTCGCTGGCGTTTCAACTAGCAGGCCGTGTCGAATCGCTCGGTAAGACGGCGGAAGGCAAGACCCTCGACGTCGGCGACCGGGTAACCGCCGGGCAAGTCTTGGCCCAGCTCGATACGCGGATCCTGCGTTCGCGTCGTGACGAAGCGAACGCCAACCTGGAAAACGCCCAAACCGAGTACCAACGGCTGGCCAACTTGCAGCAGCGCAGTCCCGGGGTCGTATCGGAAACCTCGTTCCAGCAAGCTACCCAGCAATTGGCAGTTTCCAAGGCGATGCAGGATATCTCGGAAAAGAACCTCGAAGATGCCCTCCTAATCGCTCCGGAAGATGGCGTCATTTCCAAACGGTTGGTCAACGCGGGCGAATCGATCAACATGCACCAGGCGGTCTTCGAGATTGTTCAGGTCGATAAGGTCTTGTTAACGGTAGGGGTGCCTGAATCTCGCATCATTGCCATGCAGCGGCAGTTCAATCAAAAGCGTCGTAAGTCAGAACCACCTCCTCAGCCAGGCTTCCCCAATCCTGTTTCCGACTTCAAGGTGTACGTGCGACGTTTCGATACATCTTCGAACCTGGAAGGGAGCACCGTGCTGGCGGGAACCGTCTATCGCATGGCGGAAACGGCCAGCGATGGCAACGGCTTGTTCGAGGTCGAAGTGCTGCTGGATAATCCCAATCGCTTGCTCAAGCCCGGCTTGGTCGCCAAAGCCGATTTCGTCATTCGTGAGTTGGATGGCTATCAGATCCCCGTCGAGAGCGTCGTTTTCAACGATCGTACGGCAAACCTATTCTTTGCGGTCGTTTCCCCTGAAAACCCCACCACGAAGATCGACCTGGCCGGCATGGAACTGGCCGAGATGCCTAACCTGATCGCTCAGCAAATCGAGATTCCCTCGTACATCGAGCAAGGCCGCAATTTTATCCTCCCTTCGATTCCCGGCGGCCACGAACTGTTGGTCGTGCAAGGGCAGCATCGTCTGGTTGAAGGGCGGCCTTTAGAGGTAATGGGGGCGATTCAATCAAACACGACTCCCCTCTTTTCTCCCACAAGTGGCAGAGTCCCGATGACTGAAGTATCGCGTCTCGAAACCGAGAACTCCGGAAAGTAA
- a CDS encoding efflux RND transporter permease subunit — MKISAGAIDQPRFVIVCTAIVLAAVVMVALNIPVQRTPAISKAVVLVAVPYPGAQPVEVEEQITSKIEDALQKLKNVDFIASTSTRGSSVTQIIFLDGVDPDQARGEVKDLVDEIRRELPVAREVQPSVTDIDFENTPLMLVNMTAPAGFDEAALKTLAEEVQEELETIPGIANTQLFGGREREIHVNVNVDLAAEYGLTLGDFRQALANFHAEMPAGELDTGTFDFRVRNETQFRGVDDIRDAIISNEGGKLIKIGDVAQVEDTYRRLRNVALLNSESCATIIVNKEADINTLAAAITVKEKVEELRPQYPNIKFSITRDTSAEISIMFRVLGSSFIFGAMLVLVILAWTMGLRISFLVLTAIPLSSAVGLIALYALGIPVSNMVIFAFILVLGMVVDGAIIVAENIHRHIERGEDPVDAAKIGIEEVGTPVIMADLTTIAAFLPMLLVPGIMGDFMRVMPEVVSVSLFGSILVDHFFIPVVAARWYSRRKPSEVVADESVHAAIPRTHDDAEIRIRPNLGFFTKMYIYALRWSLQTRWAIVACTILALVWAGFMMVHVEKEFFPPSDRGQFEVKYELPLGSSIHQTIAAAEALQEPLRELAARPNSELVNFVSALGSSEGLASRLENDPAVGPEFGTIMVELLSPLDRERHERMILSELREKFDQTIKQFPGMTYTIKEVEEGPPGGAKVAVRFTGDDLDQLGHVADATTAALHQIPQAVDVRSDYRNLNPEIVVEPFPEIVGIYGMTEAQVAQAIQTAINGDTTIELNLGDEDVTLRLQALDEYRASKDQLERIMLTSPNGKKATIGQLAHLDRATSLFAVNRYDRKRAVTAKCDVVDNPDTDLIFEKLREEILPSLGFRTVNDPSMSFMDMAFVGTVGTPSEGLRAEFTGESEETAKNMNYLTASMLIAVVLIFAILVYQFGSFRQACIVMITVPLSFVGVVAGMFLSDFPFSLATFIGLVSLTGIVVNDAIVVVDFINQARKRGLKVQDAIIEAGINRLRPVMLTTATTIGGLLPLYLNLSGGAEFWQPLTGAVIFGLGFATILTLLVIPVAYSLAYFNADWQPGTFARWRQKVFTRQTAAS, encoded by the coding sequence ATGAAGATCAGTGCCGGAGCTATCGACCAGCCTCGCTTCGTGATTGTTTGCACGGCGATCGTGCTGGCAGCCGTCGTGATGGTGGCCTTGAATATCCCTGTGCAGCGGACCCCTGCGATTTCGAAAGCAGTGGTCTTGGTGGCTGTCCCCTACCCTGGCGCACAGCCGGTAGAGGTCGAGGAACAGATCACCAGCAAGATCGAAGACGCCCTGCAAAAGCTCAAGAACGTCGACTTCATCGCTTCTACCAGCACGCGTGGGTCGAGCGTTACTCAAATCATCTTTCTCGACGGTGTCGATCCCGATCAGGCTCGCGGCGAAGTCAAAGACTTGGTGGACGAAATCCGGCGCGAGCTTCCTGTTGCCCGCGAAGTGCAACCCTCGGTCACTGATATCGACTTCGAGAACACACCCCTGATGCTGGTCAACATGACCGCTCCGGCAGGATTCGACGAGGCCGCTCTGAAAACGCTGGCCGAAGAAGTGCAGGAAGAACTCGAAACGATCCCAGGCATTGCCAACACCCAGCTTTTTGGCGGACGGGAACGCGAAATCCATGTAAACGTGAACGTCGACTTGGCAGCCGAGTACGGTTTGACGCTGGGCGATTTTCGCCAGGCGCTGGCCAACTTCCATGCCGAAATGCCTGCGGGGGAACTCGATACCGGGACATTCGACTTTCGCGTTCGCAACGAAACCCAATTTCGCGGTGTCGATGATATTCGAGATGCGATCATCAGCAACGAGGGTGGCAAACTCATCAAGATCGGCGACGTCGCCCAGGTAGAAGACACCTACCGACGTTTACGAAACGTGGCGCTTTTAAATAGTGAATCGTGCGCCACGATCATCGTGAACAAAGAAGCCGACATCAACACGTTGGCTGCGGCAATCACGGTGAAGGAGAAAGTCGAAGAACTGCGACCGCAGTACCCGAATATCAAGTTCTCGATCACCCGTGACACGTCTGCCGAAATCTCGATTATGTTCCGCGTGCTGGGCTCTAGCTTTATCTTCGGCGCGATGCTGGTGCTGGTAATTCTGGCCTGGACGATGGGTCTGCGAATTTCTTTTTTGGTGCTGACCGCAATTCCGCTCAGTTCTGCGGTGGGTTTGATCGCGCTGTATGCCCTGGGGATTCCCGTCTCGAACATGGTCATCTTTGCTTTCATCCTGGTGCTGGGAATGGTGGTGGACGGGGCCATTATCGTGGCAGAGAACATCCACCGGCATATCGAGCGCGGCGAAGATCCGGTCGACGCCGCTAAAATCGGTATTGAAGAAGTTGGCACGCCGGTCATCATGGCCGACCTTACCACGATTGCTGCGTTTCTGCCGATGTTGCTGGTGCCTGGCATCATGGGAGACTTCATGCGTGTGATGCCGGAAGTGGTCAGCGTCTCGCTCTTCGGTAGTATCCTTGTCGATCACTTCTTCATTCCAGTGGTCGCGGCCCGTTGGTATAGTCGGCGCAAGCCAAGCGAAGTCGTCGCCGACGAGTCGGTGCATGCTGCCATTCCCCGGACGCACGACGACGCAGAGATCCGCATTCGGCCTAATCTGGGCTTCTTCACCAAAATGTATATCTACGCATTGCGTTGGAGCCTGCAAACGCGGTGGGCGATTGTTGCTTGCACGATCCTGGCGTTGGTGTGGGCCGGTTTCATGATGGTGCATGTCGAGAAAGAATTTTTCCCGCCAAGCGACCGTGGGCAATTCGAGGTGAAGTACGAGCTTCCCTTGGGCAGCAGCATTCATCAAACGATTGCAGCCGCCGAAGCCCTGCAAGAACCGTTGCGGGAACTCGCCGCCCGTCCGAACAGCGAACTTGTGAACTTCGTTTCGGCCTTGGGTTCTTCAGAAGGTTTAGCCAGCCGCTTGGAAAACGACCCGGCCGTTGGTCCAGAGTTTGGCACGATCATGGTCGAACTCCTTTCGCCGCTCGACCGGGAACGACACGAACGGATGATCTTATCCGAGCTACGGGAAAAGTTCGATCAAACGATCAAGCAGTTCCCAGGCATGACATACACCATTAAAGAAGTCGAAGAAGGTCCGCCTGGGGGCGCGAAGGTGGCTGTTCGTTTCACCGGAGACGACCTCGACCAGCTAGGGCACGTGGCCGATGCGACCACGGCGGCCTTGCATCAAATTCCCCAGGCTGTCGATGTTCGCTCCGATTACCGCAATTTGAATCCCGAGATCGTCGTCGAACCGTTCCCGGAAATTGTCGGCATCTACGGCATGACCGAAGCTCAAGTCGCCCAGGCAATTCAAACGGCAATCAACGGCGACACCACGATCGAGCTGAACCTAGGAGACGAAGACGTAACGCTGCGGTTGCAGGCATTGGACGAGTACCGGGCTTCCAAAGACCAGCTCGAAAGAATCATGCTCACCAGTCCCAATGGGAAGAAGGCCACGATTGGGCAGCTGGCCCATTTAGATCGTGCCACGAGTTTGTTTGCCGTGAATCGTTACGACCGCAAACGAGCCGTCACCGCCAAATGCGATGTGGTCGACAATCCAGATACCGACCTCATCTTTGAAAAACTGCGTGAGGAAATCTTGCCATCGCTTGGCTTCCGAACGGTGAACGATCCTTCAATGAGCTTCATGGACATGGCCTTTGTCGGCACGGTAGGTACGCCCTCGGAAGGGCTGCGGGCCGAGTTCACCGGCGAAAGCGAAGAAACCGCCAAGAACATGAATTACTTAACCGCCTCGATGCTGATTGCGGTGGTGCTGATCTTCGCGATTCTGGTCTATCAATTCGGCAGTTTTCGCCAGGCATGTATCGTGATGATCACGGTTCCGCTGAGCTTTGTGGGGGTGGTCGCCGGCATGTTCCTCAGCGACTTCCCGTTCAGCCTGGCGACATTTATTGGCTTGGTGAGCTTAACCGGCATTGTCGTGAACGATGCGATCGTGGTGGTAGACTTTATAAACCAAGCGAGAAAACGTGGCCTCAAGGTTCAGGACGCCATCATCGAAGCCGGCATCAATCGCCTCCGTCCGGTGATGCTAACCACCGCGACGACCATTGGTGGCTTGTTGCCGTTGTATTTAAACCTGAGTGGCGGGGCAGAATTTTGGCAACCGCTGACCGGAGCCGTGATCTTCGGGCTCGGCTTCGCCACGATCCTGACCTTGCTCGTCATCCCCGTGGCCTACAGCCTGGCCTATTTCAACGCCGATTGGCAGCCAGGGACATTTGCCCGGTGGCGGCAAAAAGTATTTACTCGCCAAACGGCTGCCAGTTAA
- a CDS encoding PmoA family protein, with the protein MPFRFSLLLLLVSSAWAAAEEPLPQAKPVPQMQVLPLPHDQISVTRDGQEISRYHYAPDLERPFLYPIVGPAGRSLTRMGHPHDPNGHSHHNSVWVTHHDVNGVDFWADPSPGKIKHTRIGQLIDHDDRAVIQVVNTWIDSQSEKTLLEERRTMSFVPLPQDEWLLAIDIQLTPPAGPVTFGDTPFGPLGVRMAKSIGVNDGGGTIRNSEGLVDEKEVFRKRARWVDYSGPITSQANEGITLFNHRDNPTFPSAFHVRNDGWMGATMSYEKPLELKKGESLLLRYGLYIHAGVASSQKIEQAFATYHELPILPAK; encoded by the coding sequence ATGCCGTTCCGTTTCTCGCTATTGTTGCTCTTGGTTTCGTCTGCCTGGGCGGCTGCTGAAGAACCTCTTCCGCAAGCTAAGCCGGTTCCGCAGATGCAGGTTTTGCCTCTGCCGCACGATCAAATCTCGGTCACGCGCGATGGCCAAGAGATCTCGCGTTATCATTATGCCCCCGATTTGGAACGGCCTTTTCTGTATCCCATCGTAGGACCTGCCGGACGCAGTTTGACGCGCATGGGGCATCCGCACGATCCCAACGGGCATAGTCATCACAATTCGGTCTGGGTTACTCATCACGATGTCAACGGAGTCGACTTTTGGGCCGATCCATCGCCGGGCAAGATCAAGCACACCCGCATTGGTCAATTGATCGATCACGATGATCGCGCGGTGATTCAAGTCGTGAATACCTGGATCGATAGCCAAAGCGAGAAAACGCTGCTGGAAGAACGACGCACGATGTCGTTTGTCCCACTGCCACAGGACGAGTGGTTGCTGGCGATCGACATTCAACTGACGCCCCCAGCGGGACCGGTGACGTTTGGCGATACACCGTTTGGCCCGCTAGGTGTGCGTATGGCCAAGTCGATCGGAGTGAATGATGGCGGGGGGACCATCCGCAATAGCGAAGGTCTGGTCGATGAAAAAGAAGTCTTTCGAAAACGGGCTCGGTGGGTCGACTATTCCGGGCCAATCACGTCTCAGGCAAACGAAGGAATCACGCTGTTTAATCATCGTGACAATCCAACGTTTCCAAGCGCATTTCACGTACGCAATGACGGCTGGATGGGAGCGACCATGTCGTACGAGAAGCCGCTTGAGCTGAAAAAGGGAGAATCGCTATTGCTGCGCTATGGGCTCTATATTCACGCAGGCGTCGCCTCATCTCAAAAAATCGAGCAAGCTTTTGCCACTTATCACGAACTTCCAATATTGCCTGCAAAATAG
- the greA gene encoding transcription elongation factor GreA, producing MADRMPMSRKGYEKLRAELHHLEDVEMPAITEKVANARAEGDLKENAEYHGSRETQGMIQAKINLLKSKLSKAHIIDPSSVDTSVIGFFATITVRDVDMDEEEVYSLVGSGEEDFMNNKILVDSPMAQKLIGKKVGDVVEIPAPKGTYELEVLKIEYIFDED from the coding sequence ATGGCCGATAGAATGCCCATGTCCCGTAAAGGGTACGAGAAGCTTAGAGCCGAGTTGCATCATCTCGAAGACGTTGAAATGCCAGCGATCACCGAGAAAGTGGCCAACGCCCGAGCTGAAGGGGACTTAAAAGAGAATGCCGAATACCACGGCTCTCGCGAAACTCAGGGAATGATTCAGGCCAAGATTAACTTGCTTAAATCGAAGCTAAGCAAGGCCCACATCATCGATCCATCCTCGGTCGATACGTCCGTGATTGGCTTTTTTGCCACCATCACCGTCCGCGACGTTGATATGGACGAGGAAGAAGTCTATTCGTTGGTGGGTTCTGGCGAAGAGGATTTCATGAATAACAAAATCCTCGTCGATAGCCCCATGGCTCAAAAGTTGATCGGCAAAAAGGTGGGGGATGTCGTTGAGATTCCTGCACCCAAGGGGACCTACGAACTGGAAGTGCTGAAGATCGAATACATCTTCGATGAAGACTAG
- a CDS encoding zinc ribbon domain-containing protein yields the protein MSNRPYSEVLQELHRIHRQLSDLRSRLTRCPLRVNAARNRVTAAEEVVATTKEAIKATKMTADRKQLQLRESENKVAVTEGKLNAAKTNEEFQIFKEQIAAAQMANSVMSDEILEALEKIDQLEAKEVEAKRAVETTKSDCAKVEAEVEQQRAQLESEIARVLEQLEGVEKDIPPDIRADYKRVVKTKGEEALSSVMNGYCTQCNVQLRIQTVSDLKLGKPVFCSTCGAFLYFPE from the coding sequence ATGTCCAACCGACCCTACAGCGAGGTGCTCCAGGAACTTCACCGGATCCACCGTCAGCTCAGCGACTTGCGAAGTCGTTTGACCCGCTGCCCGCTTCGGGTAAACGCGGCACGCAATCGTGTAACGGCGGCCGAGGAAGTGGTGGCTACGACCAAAGAGGCGATCAAAGCGACCAAAATGACCGCCGACCGTAAACAGCTGCAATTGCGGGAAAGCGAAAACAAGGTTGCTGTTACCGAAGGCAAGCTCAACGCGGCCAAGACCAACGAAGAATTTCAGATTTTCAAAGAACAGATCGCAGCGGCTCAGATGGCAAACAGCGTGATGTCGGACGAGATTCTGGAAGCTTTGGAAAAGATCGATCAGCTGGAAGCGAAAGAGGTTGAAGCCAAGCGAGCCGTCGAGACAACCAAGTCCGATTGTGCCAAAGTGGAAGCCGAGGTCGAACAGCAGCGGGCCCAGTTAGAATCGGAGATCGCTCGTGTGCTGGAACAGCTGGAAGGTGTGGAAAAGGATATTCCTCCAGATATCCGTGCGGACTACAAACGCGTGGTGAAAACCAAAGGGGAGGAAGCGCTGTCCTCGGTGATGAACGGTTACTGCACCCAGTGCAATGTGCAGCTGCGAATTCAGACGGTGAGCGATTTGAAGCTAGGTAAGCCTGTCTTTTGTTCGACGTGCGGGGCTTTTCTTTACTTCCCCGAATAA